The proteins below are encoded in one region of Oncorhynchus tshawytscha isolate Ot180627B linkage group LG04, Otsh_v2.0, whole genome shotgun sequence:
- the LOC112249669 gene encoding LIM/homeobox protein Lhx2-like gives MEIVGFRFEENTFNIIPSPATMLFHGLPGGEMHVVVEEMDRRRKSESAAISSAIDMGESETNMSCMNSDRVSLCAGCGGKIADRYYLLAVDKQWHMRCLKCCECKLNLESELTCFSKDGSIYCKEDYYRRFSVQRCARCHLGISASEMVMRARDLVYHLNCFTCTSCNKMLTTGDHFGMKDSLVYCRLHFENLIQGEYQTHFNHADVASHKGLGPANALGLSYFNGVGSVHKGRPRKRKSPGPGADLAAYNAALSCNENDGDSMDRDSYSSSQKTKRMRTSFKHHQLRTMKSYFAINHNPDAKDLKQLAQKTGLTKRVLQVWFQNARAKFRRNLLRQENTGVDKTSDGSTLQGGTPSGPASDISNASMSPSSTPTTLTDLTNPTMPTVTSVLTSVSGSMDVHECRSPLQTTLTSLF, from the exons ATGGAAATCGTGGGTTTCAGATTTGAGGAAAACACGTTTAACATCATCCCCTCTCCGGCAACTATGCTTTTCCACGGCCTCCCTGGAGGCGAAATGCACGTTGTTGTGGAAGAAATGGACCGGAGAAGAAAGAGCGAATCCGCAGCTATCAGTTCGGCCATAGATATGGGAGAATCTGAAACG AACATGTCGTGCATGAACAGCGACAGGGTGTCTTTGTGCGCGGGCTGCGGCGGGAAGATCGCTGACCGCTACTACCTGCTGGCAGTGGACAAACAGTGGCACATGCGCTGTCTCAAGTGCTGCGAGTGTAAACTCAACCTCGAGTCCGAGCTCACCTGCTTCAGCAAAGACGGAAGTATCTACTGCAAGGAAGATTATTACAG AAGGTTTTCGGTCCAGAGATGTGCCCGGTGCCACCTCGGGATCTCGGCCTCAGAGATGGTGATGCGGGCCAGGGACTTGGTGTACCACTTGAACTGTTTCACCTGCACATCCTGCAACAAGATGCTAACGACTGGGGACCACTTTGGCATGAAAGACAGTCTGGTCTACTGTCGGCTGCACTTTGAAAATCTAATTCAGGGGGAATATCAGACACATTTCAATCATGCGGATGTAGCCTCTCACAAAGGACTGGGACCTGCCAACGCATTGGGACTATCCTATTTCAACGGCGTGGGGAGTGTGCATAAAGGGCGGCCCAGGAAAAGGAAAAGTCCCGGGCCAGGAGCAGATTTAGCAGCCTACAATGCCG CACTCAGCTGTAATGAGAATGACGGAGACTCTATGGACAGGGACTCCTACAGCTCCAGTCAGAAGACCAAGCGCATGCGGACCTCCTTCAAACACCACCAGCTGAGGACCATGAAGTCCTACTTTGCCATCAACCACAACCCAGACGCCAAGGACCTGAAGCAGCTAGCCCAGAAGACTGGCCTCACCAAGCGTGTACTACAG GTCTGGTTCCAGAATGCTCGGGCCAAGTTCCGGCGGAACCTGCTGAGACAGGAAAACACGGGCGTGGACAAGACCTCAGACGGCTCCACCCTGCAGGGGGGCACGCCCTCCGGACCTGCCTCCGATATCTCCAATGCCTCCATGAGTCCTTCCAGCACCCCCACCACCCTGACAGACCTGACCAACCCCACCATGCCCACCGTCACCTCCGTGTTAACCTCTGTCTCTGGCAGCATGGATGTTCACGAGTGCAGGAGCCCGTTGCAGACCACCCTGACCAGTCTGTTCTGA